CTCCTCAACAGGGCCCGCAAGGCCTGGGACAGGCCGCTCACCGCGTACTACCTGATTTTCGGCAGCAGCCTGCTCATCACCGTGCTCGGCCTGGTGATGGTCTACTCGGCCTCGATGATCCAGGCGCTGCAGCTGAACCTGCCCGCCTCGTACTTCTTCCGCAAGCAGTTCGTGGCGGCCGTGCTCGGCACCATCCTGCTCCTGGTCGCCATGCGGATGCCGATCAAGCTGCACCGCGCGCTCGCCTACCCGATCCTCGCGGTGACCGTCTTCCTGATGGCCCTCGTGCAGATCCCGGGGATAGGGCGCAGCGTCAACGGCAACCAGAACTGGATCTACCTGGGCGGCCCGTTCCAGCTCCAGCCCAGCGAGTTCGGCAAGCTCGCCCTGGTCCTGTGGGGCGCCGACCTGCTCGCGCGCAAGCACGACAAGCGGCTCCTGGCCCAGTGGAAGCACATGCTGGTGCCGCTCGTCCCGGTCGCCTTCATGCTGCTCGGACTCATCATGCTCGGCGGCGACATGGGCACGGCGATCATCCTCACCGCGATCCTCTTCGGGCTGCTCTGGCTGGCCGGAGCGCCCACCCGGCTCTTCGCGGGGGTGCTCAGCATCGCGGCGCTCCTCGGTGTGATCCTCATCAAGACCAGCCCCAACCGCATGGCCAGGCTCGCCTGCATCGGCGCGACGGATCCGGGCCCCGGCGACCAGTGCTGGCAGGCCGTGCACGGCATCTACGCCCTGGCCTCCGGCGGATTCTTCGGTTCCGGACTCGGCGCGAGTGTGGAAAAATGGGGTCAACTGCCTGAACCGCACACCGACTTCATCTTCGCCATCACCGGGGAGGAACTCGGCCTGGCAGGGACACTGTCGGTGCTCGCCCTGTTCGCGGCTCTAGGCTATGCGGGTATCCGCGTGGCCGGACGCACGGAGGACCCCTTCGTACGGTATGCCGCGGGAGGCGTGACCACCTGGATCACGGCGCAGGCCGTGATCAACGTCGGTGCGGTGCTCGGTCTGCTGCCGATCGCCGGTGTCCCGCTCCCGCTGTTCTCCTACGGGGGTTCGGCCCTGCTGCCGACCATGTTCGCCATCGGACTCCTCATCGCCTTCGCGCGATCGGACCCGGCGGCGAAGGCGGCCCTGGCCATGCGGCAACCTCGGGTGAGATGGAACACGATGCGACGGCGCGTCAAGGCGCGTTCGTCCGGAGAGCGGTGAATTTCGGTGCATGTCGTACTCGCCGGTGGGGGGACCGCCGGCCACATCGAGCCCGCGCTCGCCCTCGCGGACGCCCTGCGGAGGCAGGACCCGACCGTGGGCATCACGGCCCTGGGCACGGAGCGTGGACTCGAGACCCGGCTCGTACCCGAGCGGGGCTACGAACTCGCGCTGATCCCGGCCGTCCCGCTGCCGCGCAAGCCCACCCCTGAACTGATCACCGTCCCGGGGCGGCTGCGCGGCACCATCAAGGCGGCCGAGCAGATCCTGGAGCGCACCAAGGCGGACTGCGTCGTCGGCTTCGGCGGCTACGTGGCCCTGCCCGGCTACCTCGCGGCCAAGCGGACGGGGACGCCGATCGTCGTGCACGAGGCCAACGCGCGCCCCGGACTCGCCAACAAGATCGGTTCGCGGTACGCCTCCGGGGTGGCCGTCGCCACCCCCGACAGCAAGCTGCGCAACTCCCGCTACATCGGCATCCCGTTGCGGCACACCATCGCCACGCTGGACCGGGCCCGGGTCCGCCCCGAGGCGCGCGCCGCCTTCGGCCTCGACCCCAACCTGCCGACGCTGCTCGTCTCCGGCGGCTCGCAGGGCGCCCGGCGCCTCAACGAGGTCGTCCAGCAGGTCGCTCCGGTCCTGCAACGCGCGGGCATCCAGATCCTGCACGCGGTCGGTCCGAAGAACGAATTGCCGCAGGTGCAGCAGATGCCGGGGATGCCCCCCTACATCCCGGTACCGTACGTGGACAGGATGGACCTCGCGTACGCCGCTGCCGACATGATGCTCTGCCGCGCGGGCGCGATGACCGTGGCCGAACTCTCCGCCGTCGGGTTGCCCGCCGCCTACGTCCCGCTGCCGATCGGCAACGGCGAACAGCGGCTCAACGCCCAGCCGGTGGTGAAGGCCGGCGGCGGACTGCTGGTCGACGACGCGGAACTGACGCCCGAGTGGGTCCAGGGCAATGTGCTGCCCGTGCTCGCCGACCCGCACCGGCTGTACGAGATGTCCCGCGCGGCCTCGGAGTTCGGCCGCAGGGACGCCGACGAGCTGCTCGTCGGCATGGTGTACGAGGCGATTGCGTCACGCCGCAACGCGTGAGAAGGCAGGGGACCGTGGCCGGACCGACCACCGCCGAACGGCAGCAGAAGAAGTCCGGCCCGCCCCGCCCGCAGCGCATCCGCCGCCCCCGGCTGCCGCGTTCGCGCACTGTGATCATCGTTTCGGTGCTCGTCGTACTGCTCGGCGCCGGGGCGGTCTGGTTGCTCTACGGCTCGCAGTGGCTGCGTCTCGAGACCGTGAAGACGTCGGGAACGCGCGTCCTGACGCCCGAAGAAGTCCGCGAGGCGGCCGACGCCCCCGTCGGGACACCACTGATTTCGGTCGACACGGATGCGCTCGAAGGCCGGCTGCGCGCAAAATTGCCCCGAATTGACTCGGTTGACGTCGTCCGCTCCTGGCCGCACGGAATCGGGCTCAAAGTGACGGAGCGCAAGCCGGTTCTCCTCATCGAAAAGGGCGGAAAGTTCGTCGAAGTGGACGCCAAGGGAGTGCGATTCGCCACGGTCGGACGCGCGCCCGGCGGAGTTCCGAAGCTCGAATTGCGGGTGGACCGGGACGGCGCGGCGGCCAGCCTGCGCCGCTTCGGCACCGACCGGCTGCTCCGCGAGGCGGTGCGGGTCGCCGGTGACCTCCCCGAAGCGGTCGCCCGCGATACCCGGAACGTCAAGGTCCGTTCGTACGACTCCATCTCCCTGGAGTTGAAGGGCGGACGAACCGTCGACTGGGGCAGCGGCGAGAAGGGGCGTTCCAAGGCCACTACCCTCACCGCGCTCATGAAAGCGGCACCCAAGGCACGGCACTTCGACGTGAGCGTCCCCACCGCGCCCGCATCGTCCGGAAGTTGACGCATATCGCCGCAGGCCAGCACCCTGGTTCGGCAGCGCTATGGCTGATCACATAGGGTGAAAAGAAAAACGGGAGGTTCGGCGTGTTCGTTGAACGTGCGCCACTTGTCGACTTAGTGTCCTGTTCGGAAGAGTCCAAGGAACAGACACACTGGTAACCCTAAACTTCAGCGTTAGGGTTCGGGTCGGCGTTCGGACCGTCCCATTCGGCATCAGTCGCCGCATCGCATCGATGCGAAACGGCGACACGTAACTCGAGGCGAGAGGCCTTCGACGTGGCAGCACCGCAGAACTACCTCGCAGTCATCAAAGTCATCGGTGTCGGCGGCGGTGGTGTCAATGCCATCAACCGGATGATCGAGGTCGGTCTCAAGGGCGTCGAGTTCATCGCCATCAACACCGACGCGCAAGCCCTGTTGATGAGCGACGCCGACGTCAAGCTCGACGTGGGCCGTGAACTCACCCGCGGACTCGGCGCCGGCGCCAACCCGGCCGTCGGCCGCAAGGCCGCAGAGGACCACCGCGAGGAGATCGAGGAGGTCCTCAAGGGGGCCGACATGGTCTTCGTCACCGCCGGCGAAGGCGGCGGCACCGGCACCGGCGGCGCACCCGTCGTCGCCAACATCGCGCGCTCGCTCGGCGCCCTCACCATCGGCGTGGTCACCCGGCCCTTCACCTTCGAGGGCCGCCGCCGCGCCAACCAGGCCGAGGACGGCATCGCCGAGCTGCGCGAAGAGGTCGACACCCTCATCGTCATCCCCAACGACCGGCTCCTGTCCATCTCGGACCGCCAGGTCTCCGTCCTCGACGCCTTCAAGTCGGCGGACCAGGTCCTGCTCTCCGGTGTCCAGGGCATCACCGACCTCATCACCACGCCCGGCCTGATCAACCTCGACTTCGCCGACGTCAAGTCGGTCATGTCCGAGGCCGGTTCGGCGCTCATGGGCATCGGCTCGGCCCGCGGCGACGACCGCGCGGTGGCCGCGGCCGAGATGGCGATCTCCTCGCCGCTCCTGGAGGCGTCCATCGACGGCGCCCGCGGCGTGCTGCTCTCCATCTCCGGCGGCTCGGACCTCGGCCTCTTCGAGATCAACGAAGCGGCCCAGCTGGTCAGCGAGGCCGCGCACCCCGAGGCCAACATCATCTTCGGCGCCGTCATCGACGACGCGCTCGGCGACGAGGTCCGGGTCACCGTCATCGCGGCGGGCTTCGACGGCGGGCAGCCACCGTCCAAGCGCGACAACGTGCTCGGCTCGGCATCGTCCGGCCAGGCCAAGCGGGAAGAGCCCGCGACGCCCGCCCGGCCTGCCGAATCGTCCCGTCCGGCCTTCGGCGGACTCGGCTCCGTCACCCCGCGCGACGAGCCCGCCACCCCGGAGCCCGCGGAGGCGGCCCCGGTGAGCGAGACCCCGTCCGCGCCCTCGGCCCCGCCGCAGGTTCCGCCGGCCCGTCCCTACCAGGACAGCCAGGCCGAAGAGCTGGACGTGCCGGACTTCTTGAAGTGATAAGCAAGCACAGCACCGTGAGCGGCGCGCACTTCGCCTTCACCGACAGGTGGGGCGGGGTGAGCGCCGTTCCGTACGAAGAGCTCAACCTGGGCGGCGCGGTCGGCGACGACCCCGAGTCCGTGCGCACCAACCGCACGCTCGCCGCCAAGTCCCTGGACCTCGACCCGGTCCGCGTCGTCTGGATGAACCAGGTGCACGGCCGCGATGTCGCGGTGGTCGAGGAGCCCTGGGCTCCGGACGCCGAGATCCCGGCCGTCGACGCGGTGGTGACCACCCGCGCGGGCCTCGCCCTCGCGGTCCTCACCGCCGACTGCACGCCCGTTCTGCTCGCCGACCCGGTCGCCGGGGTGGCGGCCGCGGCCCACGCGGGCCGCCCCGGCATGCTGGCGGGCGTCGTTCCCGCCGCCGTCGAGGCCATGGTGCAGCTCGGCGCGGAGCCCGGTCGCATCGTCGCCCGCACCGGTCCCGCGGTCTGCGGGCGTTGTTACGAAGTGCCGGAGGCGATGCGCGCCGACGCCGCCGCGATCGAGCCCGCGGCGTACGCCGAGACGAGTTGGGGCACGCCCGCGGTCGACGTGACCGCCGGGGTGCACGCCCAGCTGGAGCGGCTCGGGGTGCGCGACCGGGAGCAGTCGCCGGTGTGCACCCTGGAATCCGGTGACCATTTCTCGTACCGCCGCGACCGGACCACCGGTCGTCTCGCGGGCTATGTCTGGCTGGACTGATACGGCATGACGGAGCGAAAGTCCCAACTGGCCGCGAACCTCGCGCAGGTCGAGGAGCGCATCGCCGCGGCGTGCGCCGCGGCCGGGCGCAAGCGGGAAGAAGTGACCCTGATCGTGGTCACGAAGACCTACCCCGCCAGCGATGTGCGGATCCTCTCCGAACTCGGCGTGCGGCACGTCGCGGAGAACCGCGACCAGGACGCGGCGCCGAAGGCCGCCGAGTGCGCGGATCTCCCTCTCACCTGGCACTTCGTCGGCCAGTTGCAGACCAATAAGGTCCGTTCCGTGGTCGGTTATGCCGATCTGGTGCAGTCCGTCGATCGTCCCAAACTCGTCACAGCTCTGTCGGCGGGCGCGGTGCGCGCGGAGCGCGAGCTCGGCTGTCTGATCCAGGTCGCGCTCGACGCGGAGGAGAACGGCCGGGGCGAGCGCGGGGGCATCGGGCCGGGCGGAATCGAAGAGTTGGCCGGTCTCGTGGCCGGTGCGCCGGGACTGCGGCTCGACGGTCTGATGACCGTCGCGCCGCTGACCGGACCGTACGCGGGCCGGCAACAGGCGGCGTTCGAGCGGTTGATGGAATTCTCAACCCTCATGCGCGCGGCTCATCCTGCTGCGAACATGGTGTCGGCAGGGATGAGTGCGGACCTCGAACAGGCTGTTGCGGCCGGGGCGACACATGTGCGCGTCGGAACGGCGGTACTCGGAGTCCGACCCGGGCTCGGGTAACGTCGCCAAGAAGTCGGACCACAGCAGAAAATATGGTCATTCTCGCTGTTGGGCGGGGATACCTAGTGGATCGCGAGCAGTTGGTGACGACAGCCGATCCACCACAGAGCGGAGGACTCAGAGCATGGCCGGCGCGATGCGCAAGATGGCGGTCTACCTCGGCCTCGTGGAGGACGATGGGTACGACGGTCCGGGGTTCGACCCCGATGACGAGTTCGAACCCGAGCCGGAGCCGGAGCGTGACCGCAGAAGGCACGAACCGTCGCATCAGTCGCACCAGTCCCACCAGTCACAAAGGGACGAATCGGTGCGAGTGGTGCAGCCGCCCGCCCCGCGCGAGCCGGCGGCCCATTCCGCTTCACCAGCCGCGGAATCCGGACGTCCGGCACGAATCGCCCCCGTGGCATCCATCACACCTGAACGCCAGAGCCTGGAGAAGAACGCACCGGTGATCATGCCCAAGGTCGTGTCCGAGCGGGAGCCCTACCGCATCACCACATTGCACCCCCGGACCTACAACGAGGCCCGTACCATCGGGGAACACTTCCGTGAAGGCACTCCGGTGATCATGAATCTGACGGAGATGGACGACACGGATGCGAAGCGACTTGTCGACTTTGCCGCCGGTCTGGTCTTCGGCCTGCATGGCAGCATTGAGCGAGTGACGCAGAAGGTGTTCCTGTTGTCGCCTGCTAACGTCGATGTAACGGCGGAGGACAAGGCTCGCATCGCAGAGGGCGGGTTCTTCAACCAGAGCTGAGACGCAGTGATGCAGTAGTTGCCGTAGACGCAGTACCGGAACGACGAAGTACGAGTAACAGGGGAGAGGGAACCGCGAACATGAGCGTGGTCGTGCAGGTGCTTTACATCGCGCTGATGTGCTTCCTCATCGTGCTGATCTTCCGGCTGGTCATGGACTACGTCTTCCAGTTCGCCCGCTCATGGCAACCCGGCAAGCCGATGGTGGTCGTTCTGGAGGCCACCTACACTGTCACTGATCCACCGCTCAAGCTCCTGCGGCGGTTCATTCCGCCGCTGCGTCTCGGGGGCGTGGCGCTCGACCTGTCCTTCTTCGTACTGATGATCATCGTCTACATCCTGATCCACATCGTGAGTCAGCTGTGATGAGTGCGATGTCTAATACGGTCTTGCCGAATGCCGACGACTACGTTGAGGTGAAGAGATGCCGTTGACCCCCGAGGACGTGCGGAACAAACAGTTCACGACCGTCCGCCTCCGAGAAGGCTATGACGAGGACGAGGTCGATGCCTTCCTCGATGAGGTCGAAGCCGAACTGACGCGGCTCCTCCGTGAGAACGAGGACCTGCGTGCCAAGCTCGCCGCGGCCACCCGTGCCGCCGCGCAGAACCAGCAGCAGGGCGGGATGCGCAAGGGCCCCGACGGCCCCGGCCCCCAGGACCAGCGCGGTCCCGGTGCCCCCGTGCCCGCCGCAATATCGGGTCCGCAGCCGGTCCCGCCGCAGCAGCAGATGGGTGGCCCCATGGGCGGCCCGCCGCAGCTGCCCGGTGGCGCTCCGCAGCTGCCCGCAGGCCCCAGTGGACACGGTCCGCAGGGCGGCCCGCAGGGTCCCGGCCCGATGGGTCAGGGTCCGATGGGTGGCCCCATGGGCGGTCCGATGGGCGGCCACGGCCCGCAGATGCCGCAGCCCGGTCAGGGCCCCGGTGGCGACAGCGCCGCCCGTGTGCTCTCCCTTGCGCAGCAGACCGCCGACCAGGCGATCGCGGAGGCCCGTTCCGAGGCCAACAAGATCGTCGGCGAGGCCCGTTCGCGCGCCGAGGGCCTCGAGCGTGACGCCCGCGCCAAGGCCGACGCCCTGGAGCGGGACGCGCAGGAGAAGCACCGCGTCGCGATGGGCTCCCTGGAGTCCGCTCGCGCCACGCTGGAGCGCAAGGTCGAGGACCTGCGCGGCTTCGAGCGCGAGTACCGCACGCGTCTGAAGTCGTACCTGGAGTCGCAGCTGCGTCAGCTGGAGACCCAGGCCGACGACTCGCTGGCCCCGCCGCGCACTCCGGCCACCGCCTCGCTGCCGCCGTCCCCGGCGCCGTCGATGGCTCCGGCCGGTGCGGGGGCCCCGTCCTACGGCGGCAACCAGTCGATGGGCGGCAACAACCAGCCCAACGGCGGCCCGTCCTACGGCGGCCAGCAGCAGATGTCTCCCGCGATGACGCAGCCGATGGCGCCGGTGCGGCCGCAGGGCCCCGCCCCGATGCAGCAGGCTCCGTCGCCGATGCGCGGCTTCCTCATCGACGAGGACGACAACTGACGGGCGTGAGCACGCCCTAGGCGTCGGCAGCGTTCAGGGCCGGGCCCCCAGATTCTCTGGGGGCCCGGCCCTTTTGTGTGCCTGCGCCTTGTGTGCCTGTGCCCGGGGCGGGGTGCGCGAAAGGCCCGGCCCCAGGGGGCCGGGCCTTCGGTTACGCCTGTCAGACCTTCCGGAGGCGGAAGGTCAGCTTCAGGGAGTCGTCCGTGAACGAGTCTCCGTAGCTGCTGTCCGCCTCGCCCTGGGCGAAGTCCGTCGCGAGGACCTCGTCCGCGATCAGCCCGGCGTGCTCGGCCAGGGCGGTGGAGACCGCCTCGTCCGCCGAGGTCCAGCGCAGGGCGATCCGGTCCGCCACGTCCAGGCCGCTGTTCTTGCGGGCCTCCTGGATCAGGCGGATCGCGTCACGGGCCAGGCCGGCCCGGCGCAGCTCGTCGGTGATCTCCAGGTCCAGGGCGACCGTGGCGCCGGACTCGGACGCCACCGACCAGCCCTCGCGGGGGGTCTCCGTGATGATGACCTCGTCCGGGGCCAGCGTCACCGTCTCGCCGTCGACCTCGACGGAGGCCGTGCCCTCGCGCAGGGCGAGGGACAGCGCGGCGGCGTCCGCCTCGGCGACGGCCTTGGCGACCGCCTGGACGCCCTTGCCGAACCGCTTGCCGAGTGCACGGAAGTTGGCCTTGGCCGTGGTGTCGACCAGTGAGCCGCCGACCTCGGAGAGCGACGCCAGCGAGGAGACGTTGAGCTCCTCGGTGATCTGGGTGTGCAGCTCCGGGTTGAGCGACTCGAAGCCCGTCGCCGCGATCAGCGCGCGGGACAGCGGCTGGCGGGTCTTGACGCCCGACTCCGCGCGCGTGGCGCGGCCGAGCTCGACGAGACGGCGTACGAGCACCATCTGCTGGGACAGGTCCGGGTCGATGGCGGAGAGGTCCGCCTCCGGCCAGGTGGACAGGTGCACCGACTCCGGGGCGCCGGGCGTCACGGGCACGATCAGGTCCTGCCAGACACGCTCCGTGATGAACGGCGTGAGCGGGGCCAGCAGGCGCGTGACCGTCTCGACGACCTCGTGGAGGGTGCGCAGGGCCGCCTTGTCGCCCTGCCAGAAGCGGCGGCGGGAGCGGCGGACGTACCAGTTCGAGAGGTTGTCGACGAAGACGGAGAGGAGCTTGCCCGCACGCTGGGTGTCGTAGCTCTCCATGGCCTGGGTGACCTGATCGGTCAGTGCGTGCAGCTCGCTGAGCAGCCAGCGGTCCAGGAGCGGGCGGTCGGCGGGCGCCGGGTCGGCGTCGCCGGGGGCCCACTTCGACGTACGGGCGTAGAGCGCCTGGAAGGCGACCGTGTTCCAGTACGTGAGGAGGGTCTTGCGGACGACTTCCTGGATGGTGCCGTGGCCGACGCGGCGGGCCGCCCAGGGGGAGCCGCCGGCCGCCATGAACCAGCGGACCGCGTCGGCGCCGTGCTGGTCCATGAGCGGGACCGGGTCCAGGGTGTTGCCCAGGTGCTTGGACATCTTGCGGCCGTCCTCGGCGAGGATGTGGCCGAGACAGACCACGTTCTCGTAGGACGACTTGTCGAAGACCAGGGTGCCGACGGCCATCAGCGTGTAGAACCAGCCACGGGTCTGGTCGATGGCCTCCGAGATGAACTGCGCGGGGTAGCGGCTCTCGAAGAGCTCCTTGTTCTTGTGCGGGTATCCCCACTGCGCGAACGGCATCGAGCCCGAGTCGTACCAGGCGTCGATGACCTCCGGCACGCGCGTGGCCGTCGCTCCGCAGCCCTCCTGCGGGCAGGCGAAGGTGACCGCGTCGATGAACGGGCGGTGCGGGTCCAGGTCCGACTGGTCGGTGCCCGTCAGCTCGGAGAGCTCGGCGCGGGAGCCGACGCAGGTGAGGTGGTCCTCCTCGCAGCGCCAGATGGGCAGCGGGGTGCCCCAGTAGCGGTTGCGGGAGAGCGCCCAGTCGACGTTGTTGGTCAGCCAGTCGCCGAAGCGGCCGTGCTTGACCGACTCCGGGAACCAGTTGGTCTTCTCGTTCTCCTGGAGGAGGCGGTCCTTGATGGCCGTGGTGCGGATGTACCAGGACGGCTGCGCGTAGTAGAGCAGGGCCGTGTGGCAGCGCCAGCAGTGCGGGTAGCTGTGCTCGTAGGCGATGTGCTTGAAGAGCAGACCGCGGTCGTCGAGGTCCTTGGTCAGGCTTTCGTCGGCCTTCTTGAAGAAGACACCGCCCACGAGCGGGATGTCCTCCTCGAAGGTGCCGTCCGGGCGGACCGGGTTGACGACCGGCAGGCCGTACGCACGGCAGACCTTGAGGTCGTCCTCACCGAAGGCGGGGGACTGGTGGACGAGACCGGTGCCGTCCTCCGTCGTCACGTACTCGGCGTTCACCACGTAATGCGCCGGAGCCGGGAACTCGACGAGGTCGAAGGGACGTTGGTAGTTCCAGCGCTCCATCTCGGCGCCGGTGAAGGTCTCGCCGGTGGTCTCCCATCCCTCGCCGAGGGCCTTCTCGACGAGCGGCTGGGCGACGACCAGCTTCTCCTCGCCGTCCGTCGCGACGACGTAGGTGACGTCGGGGTGCGCGGCGACGGCGGTGTTGGAGACGAGGGTCCACGGGGTCGTCGTCCAGACCAGCAGGGCGGCTTCGCCCGCGAGAGGTCCGGAGGTGAGGGGGAAACGGACGTAGACGGAAGGGTCGACGACCGTCTCGTAGCCCTGCGCAAGCTCGTGGTCCGAGAGGCCCGTGCCGCAGCGCGGGCACCACGGGGCGACGCGGTGGTCCTGGACGAGGAGGTCCTTGTCGAAGATCTCCTTCAGCGACCACCAGACCGATTCGACGTACTCGGGGTCCATCGTGCGGTACGCGTCGTCGAGGTCGACCCAGTACCCCATGCGGGTCGTGAGCTCGGCGAAGGCGTCGGTGTGCCGGGTCACGGACTCGCGGCACTTGGCGTTGAACTCGGCGATGCCGTACGCCTCGATGTCCTTCTTGCCGTTGAACCCGAGCTCCTTCTCGACCGCGAGCTC
The window above is part of the Streptomyces venezuelae genome. Proteins encoded here:
- the ileS gene encoding isoleucine--tRNA ligase; its protein translation is MNTPQYRQVPAQVDLPALEHAVLDFWREQKIFARSLEQSEGRPEWVFYEGPPTANGMPGAHHIEARVFKDVFPRFRTMRGYHVARKAGWDCHGLPVELAVEKELGFNGKKDIEAYGIAEFNAKCRESVTRHTDAFAELTTRMGYWVDLDDAYRTMDPEYVESVWWSLKEIFDKDLLVQDHRVAPWCPRCGTGLSDHELAQGYETVVDPSVYVRFPLTSGPLAGEAALLVWTTTPWTLVSNTAVAAHPDVTYVVATDGEEKLVVAQPLVEKALGEGWETTGETFTGAEMERWNYQRPFDLVEFPAPAHYVVNAEYVTTEDGTGLVHQSPAFGEDDLKVCRAYGLPVVNPVRPDGTFEEDIPLVGGVFFKKADESLTKDLDDRGLLFKHIAYEHSYPHCWRCHTALLYYAQPSWYIRTTAIKDRLLQENEKTNWFPESVKHGRFGDWLTNNVDWALSRNRYWGTPLPIWRCEEDHLTCVGSRAELSELTGTDQSDLDPHRPFIDAVTFACPQEGCGATATRVPEVIDAWYDSGSMPFAQWGYPHKNKELFESRYPAQFISEAIDQTRGWFYTLMAVGTLVFDKSSYENVVCLGHILAEDGRKMSKHLGNTLDPVPLMDQHGADAVRWFMAAGGSPWAARRVGHGTIQEVVRKTLLTYWNTVAFQALYARTSKWAPGDADPAPADRPLLDRWLLSELHALTDQVTQAMESYDTQRAGKLLSVFVDNLSNWYVRRSRRRFWQGDKAALRTLHEVVETVTRLLAPLTPFITERVWQDLIVPVTPGAPESVHLSTWPEADLSAIDPDLSQQMVLVRRLVELGRATRAESGVKTRQPLSRALIAATGFESLNPELHTQITEELNVSSLASLSEVGGSLVDTTAKANFRALGKRFGKGVQAVAKAVAEADAAALSLALREGTASVEVDGETVTLAPDEVIITETPREGWSVASESGATVALDLEITDELRRAGLARDAIRLIQEARKNSGLDVADRIALRWTSADEAVSTALAEHAGLIADEVLATDFAQGEADSSYGDSFTDDSLKLTFRLRKV
- a CDS encoding YggT family protein; the protein is MSVVVQVLYIALMCFLIVLIFRLVMDYVFQFARSWQPGKPMVVVLEATYTVTDPPLKLLRRFIPPLRLGGVALDLSFFVLMIIVYILIHIVSQL
- the pgeF gene encoding peptidoglycan editing factor PgeF — protein: MSGAHFAFTDRWGGVSAVPYEELNLGGAVGDDPESVRTNRTLAAKSLDLDPVRVVWMNQVHGRDVAVVEEPWAPDAEIPAVDAVVTTRAGLALAVLTADCTPVLLADPVAGVAAAAHAGRPGMLAGVVPAAVEAMVQLGAEPGRIVARTGPAVCGRCYEVPEAMRADAAAIEPAAYAETSWGTPAVDVTAGVHAQLERLGVRDREQSPVCTLESGDHFSYRRDRTTGRLAGYVWLD
- the ftsZ gene encoding cell division protein FtsZ translates to MAAPQNYLAVIKVIGVGGGGVNAINRMIEVGLKGVEFIAINTDAQALLMSDADVKLDVGRELTRGLGAGANPAVGRKAAEDHREEIEEVLKGADMVFVTAGEGGGTGTGGAPVVANIARSLGALTIGVVTRPFTFEGRRRANQAEDGIAELREEVDTLIVIPNDRLLSISDRQVSVLDAFKSADQVLLSGVQGITDLITTPGLINLDFADVKSVMSEAGSALMGIGSARGDDRAVAAAEMAISSPLLEASIDGARGVLLSISGGSDLGLFEINEAAQLVSEAAHPEANIIFGAVIDDALGDEVRVTVIAAGFDGGQPPSKRDNVLGSASSGQAKREEPATPARPAESSRPAFGGLGSVTPRDEPATPEPAEAAPVSETPSAPSAPPQVPPARPYQDSQAEELDVPDFLK
- a CDS encoding cell division protein SepF, with the translated sequence MAGAMRKMAVYLGLVEDDGYDGPGFDPDDEFEPEPEPERDRRRHEPSHQSHQSHQSQRDESVRVVQPPAPREPAAHSASPAAESGRPARIAPVASITPERQSLEKNAPVIMPKVVSEREPYRITTLHPRTYNEARTIGEHFREGTPVIMNLTEMDDTDAKRLVDFAAGLVFGLHGSIERVTQKVFLLSPANVDVTAEDKARIAEGGFFNQS
- the murG gene encoding undecaprenyldiphospho-muramoylpentapeptide beta-N-acetylglucosaminyltransferase: MHVVLAGGGTAGHIEPALALADALRRQDPTVGITALGTERGLETRLVPERGYELALIPAVPLPRKPTPELITVPGRLRGTIKAAEQILERTKADCVVGFGGYVALPGYLAAKRTGTPIVVHEANARPGLANKIGSRYASGVAVATPDSKLRNSRYIGIPLRHTIATLDRARVRPEARAAFGLDPNLPTLLVSGGSQGARRLNEVVQQVAPVLQRAGIQILHAVGPKNELPQVQQMPGMPPYIPVPYVDRMDLAYAAADMMLCRAGAMTVAELSAVGLPAAYVPLPIGNGEQRLNAQPVVKAGGGLLVDDAELTPEWVQGNVLPVLADPHRLYEMSRAASEFGRRDADELLVGMVYEAIASRRNA
- a CDS encoding cell division protein FtsQ/DivIB produces the protein MAGPTTAERQQKKSGPPRPQRIRRPRLPRSRTVIIVSVLVVLLGAGAVWLLYGSQWLRLETVKTSGTRVLTPEEVREAADAPVGTPLISVDTDALEGRLRAKLPRIDSVDVVRSWPHGIGLKVTERKPVLLIEKGGKFVEVDAKGVRFATVGRAPGGVPKLELRVDRDGAAASLRRFGTDRLLREAVRVAGDLPEAVARDTRNVKVRSYDSISLELKGGRTVDWGSGEKGRSKATTLTALMKAAPKARHFDVSVPTAPASSGS
- a CDS encoding DivIVA domain-containing protein; translated protein: MPLTPEDVRNKQFTTVRLREGYDEDEVDAFLDEVEAELTRLLRENEDLRAKLAAATRAAAQNQQQGGMRKGPDGPGPQDQRGPGAPVPAAISGPQPVPPQQQMGGPMGGPPQLPGGAPQLPAGPSGHGPQGGPQGPGPMGQGPMGGPMGGPMGGHGPQMPQPGQGPGGDSAARVLSLAQQTADQAIAEARSEANKIVGEARSRAEGLERDARAKADALERDAQEKHRVAMGSLESARATLERKVEDLRGFEREYRTRLKSYLESQLRQLETQADDSLAPPRTPATASLPPSPAPSMAPAGAGAPSYGGNQSMGGNNQPNGGPSYGGQQQMSPAMTQPMAPVRPQGPAPMQQAPSPMRGFLIDEDDN
- a CDS encoding YggS family pyridoxal phosphate-dependent enzyme; the encoded protein is MTERKSQLAANLAQVEERIAAACAAAGRKREEVTLIVVTKTYPASDVRILSELGVRHVAENRDQDAAPKAAECADLPLTWHFVGQLQTNKVRSVVGYADLVQSVDRPKLVTALSAGAVRAERELGCLIQVALDAEENGRGERGGIGPGGIEELAGLVAGAPGLRLDGLMTVAPLTGPYAGRQQAAFERLMEFSTLMRAAHPAANMVSAGMSADLEQAVAAGATHVRVGTAVLGVRPGLG
- the ftsW gene encoding putative lipid II flippase FtsW; this encodes MRVARRPAPVRARGASQPPGESGPRRLLNRARKAWDRPLTAYYLIFGSSLLITVLGLVMVYSASMIQALQLNLPASYFFRKQFVAAVLGTILLLVAMRMPIKLHRALAYPILAVTVFLMALVQIPGIGRSVNGNQNWIYLGGPFQLQPSEFGKLALVLWGADLLARKHDKRLLAQWKHMLVPLVPVAFMLLGLIMLGGDMGTAIILTAILFGLLWLAGAPTRLFAGVLSIAALLGVILIKTSPNRMARLACIGATDPGPGDQCWQAVHGIYALASGGFFGSGLGASVEKWGQLPEPHTDFIFAITGEELGLAGTLSVLALFAALGYAGIRVAGRTEDPFVRYAAGGVTTWITAQAVINVGAVLGLLPIAGVPLPLFSYGGSALLPTMFAIGLLIAFARSDPAAKAALAMRQPRVRWNTMRRRVKARSSGER